CCAGGCCGCGGGTGTTCGCGGCCGCCTCGCGGACGACGGGGTGGAACTGCTCCATCGCCGGCCGGTTCGCCGTCTCCGGAGTCGTTCCCGATGCCAGGCCCACCGTCACACCGGTGAGGGCCACGGCCGCCGCGGCGGCCGCCAGGACCTTCCACACGAACTGCTTCACAGGACGCCTTCCCTTCGTTGGGGGACCTCACTGTGGTCATTTCAGGCGACGACCGTCAACGGCACTGTCACTCAGTGGAAGGCCTCTAGACTTCCGCCATGACCGGACCCGCCCCGCAGCACTCGCAGCGCCTGCTGGGCACCCTGCTCGGCGACTACTGGTTCTGGCGGCGCGAGCACCTGCCCTCGGCCGCACTCGTGGACCTGCTGCGCGAGTTCGGCCTGACCGAGCCCGCGGCCCGCGCCGCGATCCAGCGCGCGGCCGCCCGCCACCTGGTCACCACGTCGAAGTCCGGCCGCCGGACCGCGTACGGCGTCCCGGACCGCACCCACCGGCTGATCATCGGCCACCTGCGCCGCCTGCTGGAATTCGGCGCGGAGGACCGCGAGTGGGACGGCCGCTGGACGTTCGCGATGTTCTCGGTGCCGGAGCCGCAGCGGGAGGACCGCCGCACCCTGCGCGGCCGGCTGCGGTGGCTGGGTTTCGGGCCGCTCTACGACGGCGTCTGGGTCTCGCCGTGGGACCGCACCGCGGACGCCCTGCAGGTCCTCGGCGCACTCGGCGTCGACACCGCGACCGTCGCCCGCGCGGAGGTCAGCGCGGACGTCCCGGCGGCGGGGAACCCGTTGCGCGCCTGGGACCTCGACGAGCTGCGCCAGTCCTACGTGGACTTCCTCGACCGCTGGTCCGGACTGCGGAAGCGGGTCGCCGCCGGCGAGGTCGGCCCGGCGGAGGCGCTCGTCGTCCGCACCAGGGTGATGACCGAGTGGCGCGCCTTCCCGGACGCCGACCCGGACCTGCCCGGCGAGCTCCTGCCCGCGGACTGGCCGCGCGCCACGGCCCGCCGGTGCTTCCTGGACATCTACGACACCCTGGGCCCGGTGGCCGAGCAGCGTTTCCGCCAGATCGTCGCCCCGCACGCGCCGGAGCTGGCCGAACTGGCCGCCCACCGCACCGGCGGCGACATCACCAGGGGCGCTGAGCCGGAGGCCTTCCCCGCGGACGACGACCTCGCATGGACGGGTCCCCTCGGCGAACCATAGGCAACACGTTATTGCCCTCCCGGACATCGCTGTGTAGCGTTTTGACGCGGAGCTTCTTCCCCGTCCTCAGCGTGGAGGCATCGTGTCCCCTGACGTCCCCCGCCCCGCGGGCAAGCGGGCGCTGCTCGCCGGCCCGATGGGCGCCTGCCTGGCCAACTACGACTTCGGCATCTACGGCACCATGTCCGCGCTGGTGCTCAACAAGGTCTTCTTCCCGTCGCTGAGCCCGGCCGCCGGCACGCTGGCCGCCTACGGCACCTTCGCCGCCGGGTTCATCGCGAAACCGCTGGGCGGCTTGATCTTCGGCCGCATCGGCGACCGCTTCGGCCGCCGCACGGTGGTCGTGTCCGCGCTGCTGCTGATGGGCGTCGCGACCGTCTGCATCGGACTGTTGCCGACCTACGCGGCGATCGGGGTGACGGCGCCGGTCCTGCTCACCGTGCTCCGCCTGGCGCAGGGACTGGCCGTCGGCGGCGAATGGGGCGGGGCGGCGACCCTGGCGGTCGAGCACGCGCCCGAGCACAAGCGCGGCTTCTGGGGCGGCGCGGTCGGTGTCGGCGGGCCGATCGGGTCGATCCTGGCCGCGCTGACCGTGCTGCCGTTGTCCGCCGCCCTGTCCGACGCGGCCTTCGCGTCCTGGGGCTGGCGGGTCCCGTTCCTGGTCAGCGCGCTGATCGTGGGTGCCGGGCTGTGGATCCGGCTCGGCGTGGACGAGTCGCCGGTGTTCCGCCGGGAAGTCGCGCCCGCGGCCCGGCCGAGCCTGTCCGGCGTGGTGCGGCGCAACGGGCGGCAGATGGCGCTGGTGTTCTTCATCGCCGGGGCCGCGGTGTCCGGCATCTACCTGCTCAACACCTACACGCTGTCCTACGCGGTGGCGCACGCCGGGATCAGCCGCTCGACCATGCTGACGTTCTCCACGAGCGCGCAGATCCTCGCCGTGGTCGCCGCGATCCTGCTGCTCCCCCGCGTCGACCGGATCGGGCTGGGCCGCC
The window above is part of the Amycolatopsis thermoflava N1165 genome. Proteins encoded here:
- a CDS encoding PaaX family transcriptional regulator C-terminal domain-containing protein, which produces MTGPAPQHSQRLLGTLLGDYWFWRREHLPSAALVDLLREFGLTEPAARAAIQRAAARHLVTTSKSGRRTAYGVPDRTHRLIIGHLRRLLEFGAEDREWDGRWTFAMFSVPEPQREDRRTLRGRLRWLGFGPLYDGVWVSPWDRTADALQVLGALGVDTATVARAEVSADVPAAGNPLRAWDLDELRQSYVDFLDRWSGLRKRVAAGEVGPAEALVVRTRVMTEWRAFPDADPDLPGELLPADWPRATARRCFLDIYDTLGPVAEQRFRQIVAPHAPELAELAAHRTGGDITRGAEPEAFPADDDLAWTGPLGEP
- a CDS encoding MFS transporter, yielding MSPDVPRPAGKRALLAGPMGACLANYDFGIYGTMSALVLNKVFFPSLSPAAGTLAAYGTFAAGFIAKPLGGLIFGRIGDRFGRRTVVVSALLLMGVATVCIGLLPTYAAIGVTAPVLLTVLRLAQGLAVGGEWGGAATLAVEHAPEHKRGFWGGAVGVGGPIGSILAALTVLPLSAALSDAAFASWGWRVPFLVSALIVGAGLWIRLGVDESPVFRREVAPAARPSLSGVVRRNGRQMALVFFIAGAAVSGIYLLNTYTLSYAVAHAGISRSTMLTFSTSAQILAVVAAILLLPRVDRIGLGRLYRISAAALAVLAWVLFAALDSGNAALIVLALSLGQIAVNGMVISSVPIYVLLFRPADRVTGAGFSFKTSDAILGGTTPLVAGLLVQAAGSGWMVAAYVTLLAAAAITACTVGRRLLPSTTAAPAVAARKVDA